From one Montipora capricornis isolate CH-2021 chromosome 10, ASM3666992v2, whole genome shotgun sequence genomic stretch:
- the LOC138019921 gene encoding 52 kDa repressor of the inhibitor of the protein kinase-like yields the protein MPAHHGTKAKYLITAPYRNWKDARTDFSKHITHQYHRDSKAKMDDFMKMMSNPSLIIQNRLSLEGEAQIAKNRLFLTSIIKCIELCGRQGIGLRGHRDEAESESLNQGNFKALLNLRVDAGDNELRDHLKSCDRNATYISKTSQNELLQCIKTYIQEVIVKEVKDGGGFFGIGADEVTDTANWEQLGLVVRYLHDGEPIERLVEYIECESCTGEAICNAIVHALTNLQLDLKMCRAQTYDGAGNMAGCQNGCAKNFQDVSPRALCFHCASHELNLALSHASKVPEIYNMVCTLKSVGIFFKYSPKRQRELEQCIVSAGEGRDVNQGECESDSESTVGTDDDSDSDGDDYEDGEEESIEAEDVELFEPESPKLKAAKKKIKPLCETRWVERHSAFQDFEALYEPLMLCLETIALGNSRKKWDAKSKTEAQGLFHQIKNPVFIAAFYTARHLFGFTVGLSRSLQGSTLNVIEAYRHINVVKDQLADIRKNAKTVFAHSVYEKSQKMAKKAHVKIAIPRTCGRQTLRNNTNAKTAVAYFRRTIFLPFLDNLLQQMNTRFNALSEAALLGLLLIPSNLQKLDKCSQEKLIQHYSPDLPSPSSTSQELELWKRFWTNSAEKPATLQETLKACTSSVYPNTHTILRLLLIAPVTSATVERSNSSLRFVKNVYRSTMREESLNALLLLFIHKDIALDYAAIVDGYAKRNQRRMTFINPLQ from the exons ATGCCAGCCCACCATGGGACCAAGGCAAAATACCTAATCACAGCTCCCTACCGTAACTGGAAAGATGCCAGGACTGATTTTAGCAAACACATCACTCATCAGTACCACCGTGATTCAAAGGCAAAGATGGACGACTTTATGAAGATGATGAGCAACCCCTCGCTGATCATTCAGAACAGACTTTCATTAGAAGGGGAGGCACAGATTGCAAAAAACAGGCTTTTCCTGACTTCCATCATCAAGTGCATAGAGCTGTGTGGGCGACAGGGCATAGGGCTGAGAGGCCACAGAGATGAGGCCGAATCAGAATCTCTCAACCAGGGAAATTTCAAGGCCTTACTTAATCTACGAGTCGATGCCGGTGACAACGAGCTTCGTGATCACCTGAAATCATGTGACCGCAATGCCACGTATATCTCCAAGACATCTCAGAATGAGTTGTTGCAGTGTATCAAGACGTACATCCAGGAAGTGATTGTTAAGGAGGTGAAGGATGGCGGAGGTTTCTTTGGAATCGGGGCAGACGAAGTGACGGACACTGCCAACTGGGAGCAACTTGGTCTTGTTGTGCGGTACCTACATGACGGTGAGCCTATTGAGAGATTGGTAGAATACATCGAGTGTGAGAGCTGCACTGGAGAAGCCATATGTAACGCCATTGTGCACGCACTGACTAACCTGCAGCTGGATCTTAAAATGTGCAGAGCTCAGACTTATGATGGGGCTGGTAACATGGCAGGATGCCAGAATGGGTGTGCCAAGAATTTTCAAGACGTGTCTCCCCGAGCACTTTGCTTTCATTGTGCCAGCCACGAACTGAATTTGGCTCTATCGCACGCATCAAAGGTACCAGAGATCTACAACATGGTGTGCACGCTAAAATCAGTTGgtattttctttaaatattccCCAAAGCGTCAGAGGGAGCTGGAACAATGCATTGTGAGTGCCGGTGAGGGGCGAGATGTCAATCAAGGTGAATGTGAGAGCGACAGCGAAAGTACAGTTGGCACAGATGACGACAGTGATTCAGATGGTGATGACTATGAAGATGGCGAGGAAGAGAGCATTGAAGCGGAAGATGTGGAATTGTTTGAACCAGAGAGTCCAAAATTGAAGGCAGCCAAAAAGAAGATCAAGCCACTATGTGAAACAAGATGGGTGGAACGTCACTCTGCATTTCAAGACTTTGAGGCCTTATATGAACCCCTTATGCTCTGTCTGGAAACTATCGCCCTCGGTAATAGCAGAAAGAAGTGGGATGCAAAGTCCAAGACTGAGGCACAAgggctgttccatcaaatcaagaaccctgtgttcattgctgccttttacactgccaggcatctttttggattcaccGTAGGACTAAGCCGTTcgttacagggttcgacattaaatgttattgaggcatacaggcatattaacgtggtgaaagatcagctggcagatatacgcaagaATGCAAAAACAGTTTTCGCGCATTCAGTGTATGAAAAGagtcagaaaatggctaagaaagcacaCGTAAAGATCGCCATACCGCGCACTTGTGGTAGACAGACACTGCGCAACAACACCAATGCCAAGACAGCAGTCGCCTACTTTCGACGCACAATATTTCTTCCCTTCCTTGACAACCTGCTGCAGCAAATGAATACCCGCTTTAATGCTCTGTCAGAAGCAGCGTTGCTTGGACTGCTGCTGATACCTTCCAATTTGCAGAAGCTTGACAAGTGTTCACAAGAGAAGCTTATCCAGCATTACTCTCCCGATCTACCATCACCAAGTAGTACGTCACAAGAACTGGAACTGTGGAAACGCTTCTG GACAAACAGTGCCGAAAAACCAGCAACGCTACAAGAAACATTGAAGGCCTGCACATCAAGCGTCTACCCCAACACCCATACAATTCTGCGTCTGCTTTTGATCGCCCCTGTCACAAGTGCAACTGTAGAACGTAGCAATTCATCATTGCGCTTTGTGAAGAATGTTTATCGAAGCACCATGAGAGAAGAGAGCCTAAACGCACTGTTACTGCTCTTTATTCACAAGGACATAGCTTTGGATTATGCGGCAATCGTTGATGGCTATGCCAAGCGTAACCAGCGAAGAATGACATTTATCAATCCCCTGCAGTGA